Within the Dunckerocampus dactyliophorus isolate RoL2022-P2 chromosome 10, RoL_Ddac_1.1, whole genome shotgun sequence genome, the region GTTGTGAATTTTGCCGTTATGCTCCGACGTAGAGATTAGGAAGTTGTGCAAAAagaatatccctaacttttcgTGAGATTCGTGTATATGTGAGATCATATACAATGCGATAGTTTTAAAGACACAATTTGAAAGTGATTACATTaatctggggggaaaaaaagtcacagtctCTCATGATGAAGTTATTTCCTCTTTCTTGTCAGCGGAACAGCGGCTGTTGGGATGCCGAAGAAGTTCCAGGGTGAGAACTCCAAGGCGGCCACGGCCAGAGCCCGCAAGGCGGAGGCCAAGGCAGTAGCTGACGCCCGCAAGAAGCAGGAGGAGGACGATGCTCTGTGGCAGGAAACTGACAAACATGTACTCAAAAAAGAGCAGAGAAAGGTAGGCGCCGTCTCCAAACTCATGTTTAAAATCCCCAATCCGTACTTCAGTTTGGCTTCAAGTCGTTGCAGTTCCATGGATCAGCTGTACTTGATATTGAACTCTATGATCGTATACAACTGGTATGGACTaagacaagggtgtccaaagttaaATGAATTTTcattacactaggtccccaacttacgaacacccgactagcgaacatccgcggatacgaacacaagccaactagtctatattttattttattttgccttgtagttgctcaatcagtatttatactgctactgtacatgcttgaccagtcgagggcactgtgacacggctaatgggaccaacagaggcagcgttagagctaatgggaccaacagaggaagagttagacgctggggagataaagctaaatggaaagctaaattatacaacctggacagagcgtgtgattaaagtttatgaagcgttaataggcctgcttaattctacaccacccacagaacactacctctttttagaagagtctaacgacgacgacgatttgtcctttttttcaatatctcctcctcctcctccaccacaacgacgtatgctcggccactcctcttcaaaggtaaataacatttatcattacgtattattatatcacttttattattgtttattattgtcatacacatatactgtatatgtatatacgtacatgtagtacctatataattgctaatattaccttttcccagacttaagaacaattcgacataagaacggtcgtctggaaccaattgtgttcgtaagttggggacctactgtattttatgttacatttttatatttgtagttagagcatggaaagcctgtttacaaccttctaaataacgtttttaacattattagagccctctggactttaaataacacccctatagtcaactttacacttgtattacccaatatagatcGTATACCTTTATGatagaaaataaggcattagacataaaaaagacacaaCATAGACTGACACAtttgcattgggagagttccttgttttttgtggacagtgtacttcctggttTTTAGTGTCTtataaatgtaacattactgacacctagtgtccTGTGAAGAATGCTACAtctcacgtctttgaatgtgtcatctgaatgccttatatttctgttttcattcatttggccatttcctatgcttggaaatgcttaatttaggccaagaatagatccgatttgcttcaatatgcatattttctgtaAGTATGAAGACCCTTTTCTACCTTTTGTAGGACGACAAGGAGAAGAGAAGGATGGAGATGTTggaaaggaaaaaggagaccCAGCGACTTCTGGATGAGGAGAACGCCAAACTGAAAGGCAAGTCCCAGAAGGATGGCGGAAGCGGTGGAAAAGTGACTCGGGCACAGATTGAGGAGGCCATTCAGAACGTGCAGCAGCCTCAGGAGTTCAAGCCAAAACGTAAGCATCAAGACGATGATGTTGTTAAAATTCTAGGCGGCACAGGCTTCATCAGCCTAACACTTTGAAATGATGAATTCCAGAGAAGAGTCATCTGGAGGCTCCACTGGAAGAAAACGTGAACAGAATTCTCATAGAGGAAGGATCGGTGGAAGCAAGAACAATAGAAGATGCCATTGCTGTGCTCAGGTACCCATCATTCCTTCTCATGCGGTCAGGGGTAGGCACCCTACTCTGGTTTGAAGCCACGTTCTCTTCTCTTATTGGTCAGAGGCGCacacaaagacatgaacaggAAAAAACAGGTGtgcttcaaaatgaaaatcaagtgtcaaaacgcacaaaaacaaactaaatcCACGTTACGCTTGCTCGTGTGTTGTGACATGCACgagcaacaattaatcaattatccaattcattgacaactattttggtgttagatttattttatttaaaaatgtaaatattctcttACATCGGTttctcaaatgtaaatatttttttaatgtagtcgtctatgaaagcagacctgttacctttttgttttaggcaaaacaagacacacatcagctttgactttgggaaacagtgatggacatttttgcc harbors:
- the ccdc124 gene encoding coiled-coil domain-containing protein 124, whose amino-acid sequence is MPKKFQGENSKAATARARKAEAKAVADARKKQEEDDALWQETDKHVLKKEQRKDDKEKRRMEMLERKKETQRLLDEENAKLKGKSQKDGGSGGKVTRAQIEEAIQNVQQPQEFKPKQKSHLEAPLEENVNRILIEEGSVEARTIEDAIAVLSVVPEDLDRHPERRLKAAFASFEEANMPRLKMENPNMRLSQLKQQLKKEWTKAPENPLNQKFAVYNAK